AGTGATTGAGTAGTGGAATTGACTTTCGGGTTATTACACTAGGTTGCAAGGCTAGCAGTGATAGATAGGTGGCCATAAGTGGTACGAGGACGAACAAATTTAGCAGTTGGTAGAGTTATAATGGTGGGATTGGTGGTTGTAAGACTGTCTAATGGCAAGTTTGCAAGAATGCCTGCTGGGGATGGCTAGGAGTGAAAAACAGACCAACAGTGGGCGGGATTTAAGGTTTATAGTTGTTTTCATAGAGAGGTCAAGCTTCAAGATGGTGAACAGAGGAAAAAAGGCATTGACAGAGAGCTGAGAGGAATAGTTTAAAAAGGCCAACCAAGTAGCCACTAAGAAGTATATTGGTTTAATTTCCTTTGCCTTTCTCGGTTCCTTCTAACAAAATGTGATCGGCAAATGGGAGCATATAACGAGAAAAATCTTCATTTTTCAGTGCCCAAGTGACACTAAATACCAAAAGGGTATGGTATGCCGTCACCCAACCCTCCCCACACCCTAATCTGAGcttttatgagcgggatatacatGATGATGAGATCGGAAAATGGGAGCAAAAGCCTACCGATGTACTACCCTAATAAGAAGATACAAGGCTAAGCCAAACCCACTTCATCACAAAATACATTCTAGTGATAATCCAaaagccaaaacaaactaccatataacaaaatataaaaactataataaGCAACGTTAAAGCAAATCATGaggaaattttttaattttcttatgaGTTATGACTCGCCAAAACTCCCAAACAAAGGTTTCCCTCAGAAGTCAAAGGAGATGCAAATTAAGTGACATAAGGAAGTATATTAGAATCAAAACTTTGATGAAAGTAGAAGCCTTAAACGACAAATACAAAGCCAAACATCAATGTACCTTGCCATTGCGCCTTGGATCTATGTAGGGAAGATTACGAACAACAACAATTCCCCATAACCCAACCTTATTGCTATCATCGAGTACACTAGCATTCTTCATTGCTGCTTCAGTCTCCTCGTCGAGAAACATGAAGAAGCATACATTTCTTTTGGCATCTTCACTCGTATTTTTGGGCTGTTGAAGTAAATCGTAGTTTCCTGGAAACAACATACAGACAACATTGAATAGCATGACCTAGTTATGCAACAaataattctttaaaaaaacacACAGCATTACCGAAAATTGCCGAGGCAACAACTATCCCATTGCACCGTTCCATTTCAGTAAGATCAGCATCATCAATGTCAAATCCAGTTCTACGACCCGGTTTTTGTCCTTTAACAAAGCTTTGAGAGCATAAAGAAGGATTACTCTAATATAAGTATTCCAAAACCAAGGTGTCATAAAGAAATATTCAGGCAGAAAAAGGAATGGAAAGAAGATATATACCCGCAATGCACATGCATCGACTCCCTTACATCATAAGAATCATCCCTTTGCTTTAGAGAAGGATACCCGCCAAACTCAGAGCCTCCAAACTCGGTTTTTGATGAATTTGCTTCATAAACATATGTTAAATTATTCACGAGGGAATATGATGGCGCATCGGGCATTAGTGCAATCGCTTGCTTTTGATCAAGATAGCATACTGGACAAGCTGTGATAAACAAATTGAACCATTTATAGTATTTGGCTTCCACAAAAATTACTACAAATATCTATGTTACtcgaactcttcattttgcttcacgtacccgtgtccggTCCTTGatcctcggacattggtatggcacttaaacacttcattttaggcgtaaaattgaatatctaAACGTAACTGACACTttgacacgtaccagtatccaacattagtacccgagtccaagtaacatagataAATATAATACCAACTAGAGTACAACCAAAAGCAAACAATTTTGAAGTGCAATAAACTTACGTCGGAATCCTTTTCGCTTTGGATCAGCAGGTGGTGGCGGTAATGCAAAATGTTCACAAGGATTTCCAGGAGGAAGTGTATAACCTGTGAAGTAATTACGAGGCATCACTTGTACTGCAAGAGCAGACAAGGGTCCAGCACTACCAAGAGTGCGGTTATTTGGTGGAACGAATACATGTACAACACTTGTAGACGAGTGGTTGTTTAATGTAATATTAGATGGACCTTCAGTCCCTCTGGAATCTTCACCTGCAAACGACCGTCGCTATAACATTAATTAAGTTCCACTAGATCTCCAACATCAGATTGCAACCTCGACATGAACAGAAAACTTAACAGATTCTTTTATCCAGCCCAACACGGCAAACAAGCTCCCATGAAAGAAAGATCAAAGGTTGAAAAACATACATCCACAATTTCCAACAACAGAACAAATTTAGCTAGCATTTTCGCCACAAAACACTCATTATAACAACAACGCAAAGGATTGTAAGAATCTTACCAAAAGCATAATAGATAATGCCAAATGCAAACTATCTCCACTATAATTTAGCGCACACAACTAATATCTAGTGATCAAGCTGCAAACATCCCACAGCTAATTTAAGAGAAGTTAATTCTATCAGCACACATGAACCAGATAGATCTTATGCCCTTACAAATAATTACGGGTAATAGCCAAAATCATCCTTGATTTTCACGATTTTTCACAATAGTCCAAACCAACTACTAAGTACaatcaattaaaatcaaaacaatataaaatccAATTTAGTGCAACATAACTCGTCATCTAATTCACCTTTTGAATCCGCAATTTGCTCGAAATGGCCCAAGAATAGACCGAACACGACTATTTCGGCTTTTTTTACATTTGCTATTCGCAGAGAGATTAATCAATCATGTGACACTAATCCAATTTCAACCACAATGAAACAAACTCAAATCAACAAATCAGTAAGCACAAAAAAACAACTACAATGATCAGTAAACACACAATGCAAGATCAGTAAAACAACAGGACGAAAAAGGTAAGAAAAATTGAACCTTTGCCGACATAAAGAACCCAAATAAAGACAGCTATAGAAACCACAGAGAGAAACAGCATGCCAATCTTTTTCCTGCCAACAGTTTTGTAAAACAAATGAACTAATCTCTCCTTTTCCTTCATCATCTTGGCTGGTTTTCTAGTGGTGAAAGGCAGAGGTGGTGGCGGCAGCGGTGAAAATAATTGATTTGGTAACAAATTATTGTGTAATTGTTGTTGCAATGATCCATAACTTGCATAACGCAATCCAAGACCCAATGAGCTTCCACTCATGGTGTCATACAGTACTCAGGATCACTTCTCATGGCCTTTTCCTATCTCTAATCTCTATAATCTTATACAACCAACTCTAAATTGCTTAAATTTAATCTAAAATTCTTACTTTAGCTAGAATCTGATAAACTAACTAGTCTAAGATTTGAAATTTTGATGTAACTATGCAAGGATGAGATATATTATTGAAACCCAACTCCAAAATTGCTTGAAATCAATCCAAAAACCTCAAATAAACCAAGACCAATGTGTAAAGTTTCGAACTTTAATGAATCATGAGATGTATTGTTGAAAACCCAACTCCGAATTGcttaaaaataatccaaaaacCTCAAAATAAACCAAGAACAATGTGTAAAGTTTCAAGCTCCAATGAATAATGAGATGTATTGTTAAAAACCCAACTCCAAATAGCTTGGAATTAATCCAAAAACCTCAACTAAACCAAGACCAATGTGTAAAGTTTCAAACTTTAATGAACCATGAGATGTATTGCTGAAAACCCAACTCCAAATTGCTTGAAATTAATCCAAAAACCTCAaacaaacaaagaacaatgTGTAAAGAATCAAACTTTAATGAATTATGAGATGAATAATTGAAAATCCAATTCCAAATTTCTTGAAATCAATCTAAAAACCACAAATAAACCAAGAGCAATGTGTAAAGTTTCAAACTAAAGCAAGGATCAGATCTCACACACTTTCTTGGCAAAACCCAATCAAGAAAACACTAAAAAGTAACTAAAACTTCCTTAAACATAAATGAAGTAATTGGGATCAATCAATATGTGAAATTGAGGATAAAGAAAGAGAAAAGTGCACTCAAATCAACCAATCAAACAATGTTGTTGTGTATATCGTTCATACGattgaaattattttgttgGGTAAAAAGGGGTAATGATGCTAAGATAGATGTGTGATTTACACCTTTTGTTTGGACATTTTAGGGTTGATAAGAATTCTATTTACACTAGAAGTTGCAGGCTTGCAAGTATAAATGTGAGTTGAGAAAGGACGATGCAAATATAGGTATAAATCAAGCTAAATGAAGTTTTTTTGGGTGGGTTATTACAGAGATCATTAGCAAATGGAAGGAGTTATTTGTTAATTAGGATTAGGATTATTACCATAAATCCTATTAATGATCATATGTTTGAAACAAAATTTGAAAACGTGCTAAGATGCCCATGTGAGTTCCAGGTTTCTTCGGCTGCTTTTGTCTAATTGGTTTGGACTTTAGACTTAGATGGAGATGGAGATTCAACAACTACCCAAGTCATTGACATGAATGATGAAGGATTTCGTaggattaaaatttttttaatattgaattttttgttaatttctttatttaataGTCCATTACTCCAATATGGGAAATGAAGATGTATAAAGCCTTAATGAGTGAGGGTTGTATAAGAAGAGATCTTGTACTatttttaatattgtatttaAGGGGTATTTGGTATTAAGGGTGAAAATGTATTGGAAAGGAAatctaaaagaaataataagggTAATGTAAAGTGTTATTATTTAAAGTTgtttgataattaaaaaaaaggaattttatattaatttctttatttaataCTCTCGTCTCCTTGTTCTATGTTGCTCAATCATCATGGCACATCAAAGACTTCACTTCATTGCTTCCTTAAAGCCACCACTTCAATAGACTCAACCCCTTTGCACCCCATCATTACTCACAACATACTATGCTTTGACTTGAGTCATCGAGTCATCACCCTCATACAAGGGTAGTTTGGCTCTTGCATTAACATAAGTATATGATCATACTTAGGACATTTTAGGCATAGAAGTTTAAGTAGCGGTTAATGGTTTAATGAGACtgaaaaactattttttaaaaaaatcttagttcGGTAAAGTAGTAGTGAAAGTAACATTTAGTGGTGCAGATAGTTGTTTTCCAAACGTCACAGTTGTAACAATTCATTACTTTTTCTCTTCATTCTTCTCAATAAAGTATATTCCAACAACTATCACAACTAACCATTATTTTTGTCGAGCAATATCAAATTCCAAAACTAATTAGACAATTAAATATCTGACATCTAAAATTATACGGCTACAACAATCCACAGTTTAACCAAAACGCCAAACCTCAAGAGTTaaaatcatttttcattttggattttccttttcattgtttttcaatttttttttttggataatgaTCCACCACTTTTTTAAATCTCATCCGAAATGATAAATTCAAGGCAACTATACTTTCCttccaaagcaacaaaacaaactcTTCTTTTAATATCTACTAGATGCCTTGGAAGAAGAGTTTAAATTTcttggaaaaattaatattttacattctaactatcttttaatttcattcacacaaCTTATCATTTctcttatttattattaaatatctaCATTTCCTTAAAACACGTAACTTCCTTTTTGCTACTATTCTAGAGGAACAAagtacaaatttaatttttcaccaCCTATGGATAAATGCAATAGTGTTTGATCAAAATACTCCACACTCTTAAGTCAATTGTCATCTCGGACAATATGAAATGACATAAATATTCTTTCGTTCATTCAACTCCATACGAGCGTGTTAGGATGGGAGGGATTTGAATAA
This genomic stretch from Amaranthus tricolor cultivar Red isolate AtriRed21 chromosome 9, ASM2621246v1, whole genome shotgun sequence harbors:
- the LOC130823593 gene encoding probable hexosyltransferase MUCI70 → MSGSSLGLGLRYASYGSLQQQLHNNLLPNQLFSPLPPPPLPFTTRKPAKMMKEKERLVHLFYKTVGRKKIGMLFLSVVSIAVFIWVLYVGKGEDSRGTEGPSNITLNNHSSTSVVHVFVPPNNRTLGSAGPLSALAVQVMPRNYFTGYTLPPGNPCEHFALPPPPADPKRKGFRPCPVCYLDQKQAIALMPDAPSYSLVNNLTYVYEANSSKTEFGGSEFGGYPSLKQRDDSYDVRESMHVHCGFVKGQKPGRRTGFDIDDADLTEMERCNGIVVASAIFGNYDLLQQPKNTSEDAKRNVCFFMFLDEETEAAMKNASVLDDSNKVGLWGIVVVRNLPYIDPRRNGKVPKLLLHRLFPNVRYSIWVDGKLELVEDPYRILERFLWRQNATFAISRHYKRFDVFKEAEANKAAAKYDNASIEFQIEFYKKEGLTKYSSAKLPITSDVPEGCVIIREHVPISNLFSCLWFNEVDRFTSRDQISFSTVRDKISKKANWTVSMFLDCERRNFVNQGYHTDVLKQKQEEAAAHNAATHPPPLAFPPPPPLLAPPPPTMRTENPPSRRNRARGRRRNRKVAAGATTETSIGTG